From one Microbacterium sp. 10M-3C3 genomic stretch:
- a CDS encoding DUF4194 domain-containing protein, whose translation MTESTTADVAPDEHGGLWRGDAGELPDRTRRVLLRLVRGPYLSGAREAQLWAVLLTDEAVLRSRLADLFLELVIDRDNEFAFVRNAPSEDAPKAVRSEALTFLDTAMLLVLRQTLLSEEGRGRVIVGQAEVFEQLAVFRTPDRDEKDFASRVNSSWNKMQNKLRVLHAVGDDRAEISPVLRLLVDADQIRAITSEYHRIAREGGGESAAPSTDAEDDTE comes from the coding sequence ATGACCGAGTCGACCACGGCGGATGTCGCCCCCGACGAGCACGGAGGCCTCTGGCGTGGCGACGCCGGGGAACTCCCTGATCGCACGAGGCGCGTCTTGCTGCGTCTGGTGCGTGGCCCGTATCTTTCCGGAGCGCGCGAGGCGCAGCTGTGGGCGGTGCTGCTCACCGACGAGGCTGTCCTCCGCTCCCGGCTCGCCGATTTGTTCCTCGAATTGGTCATCGATCGGGACAACGAGTTCGCCTTCGTCCGCAACGCTCCGTCCGAGGACGCCCCGAAGGCAGTGCGGTCTGAGGCGTTGACGTTCCTCGACACCGCAATGCTGCTTGTCTTGCGCCAGACGCTGCTGAGCGAGGAGGGTCGCGGTCGGGTGATCGTCGGGCAGGCGGAGGTGTTCGAGCAGCTCGCCGTGTTCCGCACCCCGGACCGTGATGAGAAGGACTTCGCGAGCCGCGTCAACTCGTCGTGGAACAAGATGCAGAACAAGCTCCGCGTGTTGCACGCCGTTGGCGATGACCGTGCCGAGATTTCGCCCGTGCTCCGACTGCTCGTCGATGCCGACCAGATCCGCGCGATCACATCGGAGTACCACCGGATCGCCCGAGAGGGCGGAGGAGAATCCGCTGCCCCGTCGACGGATGCCGAGGATGACACAGAATG
- a CDS encoding DUF3375 domain-containing protein has translation MPAVAQVLELAQLAERDAAWKLLRADSAPVVAGLLGTHLGGDERRVDAEELYERIDADLERLRAQGLILPLTAKGYCGEWRSAGFLVRRPSSEARGETLELSPDAIAGIRFLQGRAAPRSSVTESRLASLAAQVRRLAIDTDPDVSARIALLEEEIESIERRIESLRSGDESAIDEDRALERVRDVLAQAADVPDDFARVRAEFETLNASLRAKIVESDVSQASVVDEVFRGIDHISDSDAGRSFAAFSQLVLDPALGAAFEADIRRILDRRFARDLTSDERRALRAFLATLKGRSAEIHDVITLFARALRRYVQSQDYQRDRVLRTLLREAQHAGVEAAAHTRPWHPTSLTLDLSAVALSSVGAIDLHDPAEFAATEEIVTQATSLASLEELRAIARETEIDFDELTRNVNDLLAEVPSCTVADVLARYPATQGVGSVIGLLSIAAEQGTVDDEPEVLAWQGADGVPRAAIVAAHRFTGAVA, from the coding sequence GTGCCCGCCGTCGCCCAGGTTCTCGAGCTCGCCCAGCTTGCGGAGCGCGATGCGGCGTGGAAGCTGCTTCGAGCCGACAGTGCACCCGTGGTCGCCGGTCTTCTCGGCACCCACCTGGGCGGAGACGAGCGCCGAGTCGACGCTGAGGAGCTGTACGAGCGGATCGATGCCGACCTCGAGCGGCTCCGTGCGCAGGGGCTGATCTTGCCGCTGACTGCGAAGGGGTACTGCGGGGAGTGGCGATCGGCCGGCTTCCTGGTGCGTCGGCCGTCATCGGAAGCTCGGGGTGAGACGCTCGAGCTTTCCCCGGATGCGATCGCCGGGATCCGCTTCTTACAGGGGCGTGCCGCCCCGCGTTCGAGTGTGACCGAGTCTCGGCTTGCGAGTCTTGCGGCGCAGGTCCGTCGCCTCGCGATCGACACCGATCCTGACGTGTCAGCGCGCATCGCGCTACTCGAGGAAGAGATCGAGTCGATTGAGCGGCGGATCGAGAGCCTGCGTTCCGGTGACGAGTCCGCGATCGATGAAGACCGGGCGCTCGAGCGCGTTCGCGACGTGCTGGCGCAGGCGGCGGACGTGCCGGACGACTTTGCTCGGGTGCGTGCCGAGTTCGAGACGCTGAATGCGTCGCTGAGGGCGAAGATCGTCGAGTCCGATGTTTCTCAGGCGTCAGTCGTCGACGAAGTCTTCCGCGGAATCGACCACATCTCCGACTCGGATGCAGGCCGCAGTTTCGCTGCCTTCTCCCAGCTCGTGCTCGACCCTGCACTCGGTGCCGCATTCGAGGCCGACATCCGTCGCATCCTCGACCGCAGATTCGCTCGTGATCTCACCTCGGATGAGCGCCGGGCACTGCGCGCCTTCCTCGCAACGCTCAAGGGACGAAGCGCGGAGATCCACGATGTCATCACATTGTTCGCCCGGGCGCTCCGCCGCTACGTGCAGTCGCAGGACTACCAGCGCGACCGGGTCCTGCGGACTCTTCTGCGGGAGGCTCAGCACGCGGGGGTGGAAGCCGCCGCACACACGCGTCCGTGGCATCCGACGTCTCTCACGCTGGATCTCTCGGCCGTTGCGCTGTCGAGCGTCGGGGCGATCGACCTTCACGACCCCGCCGAATTCGCCGCCACCGAAGAGATCGTCACGCAGGCGACATCCCTCGCGAGCCTCGAGGAGCTGCGGGCGATCGCTCGCGAAACCGAGATCGACTTCGACGAACTCACCCGGAACGTCAACGACCTGCTCGCCGAGGTGCCCTCGTGCACCGTCGCAGATGTCCTTGCTCGATACCCCGCGACGCAGGGGGTCGGCAGCGTGATCGGACTTCTCTCGATCGCCGCCGAGCAGGGCACCGTTGACGATGAGCCCGAGGTACTCGCTTGGCAGGGCGCCGACGGAGTTCCGCGTGCGGCGATTGTGGCCGCGCACCGATTCACAGGAGCGGTGGCATGA
- a CDS encoding DUF1877 family protein codes for MGIRYYAYAFDADLAQQAVDDPHSILSSDPLADAWGLEPHASVSVATFEQVSPKRDMLYLDKAWSALQSLTRSGPGSPAAGSCYRMFEGNVTMHDMGWDPWVRTILPEEVPAIRDDLCAIDEDQARTWARTWRSRHGVDDDDELRYVLDYLTRAQEFVEALATDGRGMVYLIG; via the coding sequence ATGGGAATCCGCTACTACGCCTATGCCTTCGATGCCGACCTTGCTCAGCAGGCGGTCGATGACCCGCACAGCATCCTCTCCAGCGACCCGCTCGCTGACGCGTGGGGCCTGGAGCCGCACGCGAGCGTGAGTGTCGCGACGTTCGAGCAGGTCTCACCGAAGCGCGACATGCTCTATCTCGACAAGGCATGGTCCGCTTTGCAGTCCCTCACGCGCTCGGGGCCCGGAAGTCCCGCCGCCGGCTCGTGCTACCGGATGTTCGAGGGGAACGTGACGATGCACGACATGGGCTGGGACCCGTGGGTGAGGACGATCCTCCCGGAGGAGGTGCCAGCGATTCGGGACGACCTCTGTGCGATCGACGAGGACCAGGCGCGAACATGGGCGCGCACTTGGCGAAGCCGGCACGGAGTCGACGATGACGACGAGCTCCGCTACGTCCTCGACTACCTCACGCGGGCACAGGAATTCGTCGAGGCGCTCGCGACAGACGGTCGCGGGATGGTCTACCTCATCGGGTGA
- a CDS encoding LCP family protein — translation MSPTTPVSRGRRTVARHGRLTSPGPFSQIMRIVAVALAVVLVAGGGVAAWAVYDGVSSFTADAVDLEGQSPVPPDIGAIEGGVNLFIAGTDECEPEFAQYFGARCTGPDAADNLNDVNMLVHISDNPRRVTVISFPRDLMVPIPSCTNADGKTTSAMSKQQINSAYSYGGLSCVVKTVSELSGQNIPFAAKTTFGGVINITDAIGGVDVCIANGIRDRYTGIDWPAGTRNIQGLEALQFLRTRHGVGDGGDLGRISNQQQYMAKLARKLVSEDVLSNPATLFSLASTALKNVDPSTSLTNPMTLVQIALAVKDVPFDEIVFVQYPTLADPADPNRVVPNKPAADALWAALEANQPIELTGKASQGDGVIVEDGGDGATPTEAPTEAPTTAPTDAANPAPTETPVALPSTIAGQTAAQNTCSNGNLR, via the coding sequence GTGAGCCCGACCACGCCCGTTTCGCGCGGCCGCCGCACGGTGGCGCGTCACGGTCGACTCACCTCACCCGGCCCGTTCTCGCAGATCATGCGCATCGTCGCGGTCGCGCTCGCGGTCGTGCTGGTCGCCGGCGGCGGGGTCGCGGCGTGGGCGGTCTACGACGGTGTGTCGAGCTTCACGGCCGACGCCGTCGACCTCGAGGGGCAGAGCCCCGTACCGCCCGACATCGGGGCGATCGAAGGCGGCGTCAACCTCTTCATCGCGGGCACGGACGAGTGCGAGCCCGAGTTCGCGCAGTACTTCGGCGCGCGCTGCACGGGCCCGGACGCGGCCGACAACCTCAACGACGTGAACATGCTCGTCCACATCTCCGACAACCCGCGCCGGGTGACGGTGATCTCCTTCCCGCGCGACCTCATGGTGCCGATCCCGTCATGCACGAACGCGGACGGGAAGACCACGTCGGCGATGAGCAAGCAGCAGATCAACAGCGCCTACTCGTACGGCGGTCTGTCGTGCGTCGTGAAGACCGTCTCCGAGCTGAGCGGCCAGAACATTCCGTTCGCGGCCAAGACGACCTTCGGCGGCGTGATCAACATCACAGATGCGATCGGCGGCGTCGACGTCTGCATCGCGAACGGCATCCGCGACCGCTACACGGGCATCGACTGGCCCGCCGGTACCCGCAACATCCAGGGCCTCGAGGCGCTGCAGTTCCTGCGCACGCGTCACGGCGTCGGCGACGGCGGCGACCTCGGCCGCATCTCCAACCAGCAGCAGTACATGGCCAAGCTCGCGCGCAAGCTCGTGAGCGAGGACGTCCTGTCCAACCCGGCGACGCTGTTCTCGCTGGCCTCGACGGCGCTGAAGAACGTCGACCCGTCGACGAGCCTCACGAACCCGATGACGCTCGTGCAGATCGCGCTCGCGGTGAAGGACGTCCCCTTCGACGAGATCGTCTTCGTGCAGTACCCGACCCTGGCCGATCCCGCCGACCCGAACCGCGTCGTGCCGAACAAGCCGGCGGCCGACGCCCTGTGGGCGGCGCTCGAGGCGAATCAGCCGATCGAGCTGACCGGCAAGGCGAGCCAGGGCGACGGCGTCATCGTCGAAGACGGGGGCGACGGCGCGACGCCGACGGAGGCTCCGACCGAGGCGCCGACGACCGCGCCGACGGATGCGGCGAATCCGGCACCGACCGAGACGCCGGTGGCACTGCCCTCGACGATTGCCGGGCAGACCGCCGCGCAGAACACGTGCTCGAACGGCAACCTGCGCTGA